The genomic stretch CATCGACGGCAACGGCAAGAACGATGTCATCACCTTCCAGGGTGTACGGGTCGGCGGGGTGATCGGCTTCACCCTGCGCAACAGCAAGAAGAACGGCAATGCCGCTGCCATCAATATCAGCGGTTCCAAGCAAATGCCCCTGATTGCCCGCAACATCATCACGGACAACCGGCACGGTATCCGGCTCCAAGGCAATGTGATGCCCCTGGTGATCAATAACACTATTGCCGACAACAGCGGCGACGGCATCACGGCTGGTGGAAATAGTCCGGCCACGATTCTCAATAATATCGTTGTCAGCAATAAGGGCGACGGGATTATCAGTAAGGGCAAGGCTATTGATGAGCTGGCCCGCAATGACGTATACGATAATAAAAGCGGTGACTATGTGCGCATCGCAGCAGGAGAAGGCGGTATCTCCCTTGATCCTCGCTTCGCGAACGGCTATCGACTGGCAGGCGATTCGCCCTGTATCGGCACCGGCCAGACCCTGGACGGCGAACCGGTTGATATGGGAGCCTATGCTAGCAGTACGGCTGCATTGATCAATACCGTGGCTACAACTATGCTTGCAGATACAGACAATGACGGTATTGACGATGCTTGGGAGATGCTCTTTTTCGGCAATCTGACCACGGCGAACAGTACCAGTGATTATGATCGGGACGGGTATACAGACTTGCAGGAGTACCTGAACAACAACAACCGCTCTGCTGATCCTAAAGGGAATTCATTCGATCTGACCAAGACAAATGAACCGGACGGGAATGGATATGAGGTTGTTGGAGAGAAAAAGGTCAACTTCATGACCATTATTATTAATTTTCTCCTCGGCAGCCAAGAGAAGGAAGCACCGCGTCAGCAGAGGCTTCACATCAGGTAGGAGAGCGTACCTGATGATTCGGATTTTTAAGCAGCAACCCGATGGTTATCAGAACCTGCTGTCAGTTTCCAGCTAACTTCACCATAGATGGAGCAGGAACGACCGCTGCGAGCAACACTTCCTGTGCAGCAACCTACGACCTGGACGGCAACTTCATTGAATTTATTGAACCGGGAAATAATCTGGTCACGGCGCAACAAGCAGACGGAAAAACCGCGATTATCGGTAGCGAGAATATGGTCACACCATGTGAGTGATACAGCAGGCTTGGAGGGAGGTCGCCCACGACCTCCTCCCTCACTTTCCTATCAAATGAAACTCCTCAACCAGAAGCGGCAGTAGTGGTACTGCCGCCTCTTATGCTCCAACACCTTCACAACCGCAAGAGAAAGCCCGGTAAAATCCGCTACCTTTTCCACCGGCTCTCCAATGAAGCATCATTCCTGATCAATAACATCATAGAGTAACAGTTGAGCTTCCGGTGAAATTTGAATATACTGAACATACTAAAAATTTCCAGAACGTTGAAATGCAGGGTGAGGAGATGATTATGAAAGAATTAAACATGGAAATATTACCCGAGGCCGCAAAAAGAGAGCTGTTCGGCTTCTATGAATATCTCGTTGACAAATATACAAAAAAAAGGGCTATAAAGCAGCCGGATCCAGCAATGGGCAATAAGGTTTTGGTTGCCCTACAAGAGTTTAAGTGCCTGAGAGAACGATTACATCCTGTTATAGACCCGTCTGTGGATATCGACAAACTCATCAATACAATGAACAATGATATTTTTTGACACGAATGTACTTGTTTATGCAGCGATAACACAGGATATTAATAAACAGAAAATTTCTGATCGTCTGATTGAAGAGGCTATTCGGGACGGTACAATGACTCTTTCTCCCTTAGTCATCAGTGAACTTGTTTTTGTGCTGTCAAAATTAAAAATCAACAGGGAATTAATAGAGGCGGCACTGGCATAATACAGACCATTTGCCACAGAGAGCATTGACCCCTAATGGTCTTTGAGGCTGCTGCATTATGCAACGACCTCAATAGAGGAAAGAGCATCAATGATGCAGTCCATCTAAAATTCGCTGAAAAGTATAGCCGAAAAATCATTACATTTGACAGCGACTTCAAGATATTCAAGAAGTATTCCACATGTAATATCGAAATACTTTCAGCCTGAACTCAACATGAGGTTACTCAACGCAAGGAGGCGGCAGACTACTGCCGCCTCTTATGCTCCAACACCTTCACAATCGCAAGATAAAGCCCTGTAAAATCCGCTACCTTTTCCACCGACTCTCCCTCACCCAGCATCTCCAGAGCAATCTCAATCTGCTCTTCCTCCAGCCCCTCGTCCCAGCCTTCTGCAAACTCCGTAGCAAGAGATTTCTTCAGATCCCGATAGTAGTTCAGGCTTTCCTCATACGAGCACATCTGATCCGGGGTGAATCGAGCGATCTCCGCCACTTCAAAGAGCTGCTCAAAGACCTTTCCCTGGAGCTTGTCTGGGAGCTTGTCCAGGCGGTGCAGGTTTCTGATAACGTAGAGCCATTTATCCAGGCCGGTTTCCAGTTCATCCAGACCTTTGG from Candidatus Electrothrix communis encodes the following:
- a CDS encoding NosD domain-containing protein — its product is MKNKGCIILTLLTATLTPPLCAASTFSYNDLNQLTASASGDNTSIRYDYDANGNITAVRTVTPTDTDGDGLPDAWEQQYFGDLSHEPFEDADNDGYSNLEEYRAGSDPTDASSIPIQCATTVPDDFTSIQAAANYIAITNFGGNVCVQPGTYTEPKLKLKDGVYLVALSDDPAATIIDGNGKNDVITFQGVRVGGVIGFTLRNSKKNGNAAAINISGSKQMPLIARNIITDNRHGIRLQGNVMPLVINNTIADNSGDGITAGGNSPATILNNIVVSNKGDGIISKGKAIDELARNDVYDNKSGDYVRIAAGEGGISLDPRFANGYRLAGDSPCIGTGQTLDGEPVDMGAYASSTAALINTVATTMLADTDNDGIDDAWEMLFFGNLTTANSTSDYDRDGYTDLQEYLNNNNRSADPKGNSFDLTKTNEPDGNGYEVVGEKKVNFMTIIINFLLGSQEKEAPRQQRLHIR